A part of Halobaculum sp. MBLA0143 genomic DNA contains:
- a CDS encoding class I adenylate-forming enzyme family protein: MRDWLAQRAASTPDAEALVAAATGTTWTYAELDEAVEKMAGSLAALGLSTGDRLGVFLDTRVEYVTLVHAAMRLGLRPIPVSDRLTDAELAPRLERADVTAVLCGAATEQRAVEAATTDDDGLAVPVVSLDEPQWKRVTHLRAVEQTDFEPHDWDRSEPLLSLFTSGSTGEPKLVVLRVGNVLSSAVTLGFRLGVHPDDRYLLTLSPHHTGGIMPLYRAVLAGTSVVLRTEFDPGAAADDLRTYDATGVSLVPTMLERMLDARGTLADSLRVVLLGGAPAPERLIERCRDYSVPVHPTYGMTEAASGITVATPQEAFDRPSTVGRPLVWTDVSVRDDDGEELPPGEVGELVVDGPSVTTGYYDDPTATGDAFGPHGLRTGDVGYRDEEGYVYVLNRKDDRIVTGGENVDPGEVLDVLGDHPHVTAASVVGVPDDEWGERVAALVVRSEPSMTAGDLETFARERLAGFKIPKTIRFTDALPRTDSGSVRRPEVRERLAAAAESTIGDADTTSGGDDDGVTTDTTSDDDSATADSGDDTPDGRATDGDSGGDNHTDDAPANDTPDDGSGTTVAESDDTDDDTTTGDTDSDTVGDTDDDTTTGADDTTAGADDTTTGADDTTTGADDTTTGADDTTAGDTDDPAALVDGDNDDDPTDLGIGESADADDGA, encoded by the coding sequence ATGCGCGACTGGCTGGCGCAGCGAGCGGCGTCGACGCCGGACGCAGAGGCGTTGGTCGCGGCCGCCACCGGCACGACCTGGACGTACGCGGAGCTGGACGAGGCCGTCGAGAAGATGGCCGGCAGCCTGGCGGCGTTGGGGCTGTCGACCGGCGACCGGCTCGGCGTGTTCCTCGACACCCGCGTGGAGTACGTCACCCTCGTCCACGCGGCCATGCGGCTGGGGCTCCGGCCGATTCCGGTCTCGGACCGGCTGACGGACGCCGAACTCGCCCCGCGGCTGGAGCGGGCGGACGTGACGGCGGTCCTCTGTGGCGCGGCGACGGAACAGCGCGCCGTCGAGGCGGCGACGACGGACGACGACGGGCTCGCGGTGCCGGTCGTCTCCCTGGACGAGCCGCAGTGGAAGCGTGTCACCCACCTCCGGGCGGTCGAGCAGACCGACTTCGAGCCACACGACTGGGACCGGTCGGAGCCGTTGTTGTCGTTGTTCACCTCCGGCTCCACGGGCGAGCCGAAGCTCGTCGTCCTCCGGGTCGGCAACGTGCTCTCGTCTGCCGTCACCTTGGGGTTCCGGCTGGGCGTCCACCCGGACGACCGCTACCTCCTCACGCTGTCGCCCCACCACACCGGCGGGATCATGCCGCTGTACCGCGCCGTCCTCGCGGGGACGAGCGTCGTGCTCCGGACGGAGTTCGACCCCGGCGCCGCCGCCGACGACCTCCGGACGTACGACGCAACCGGGGTGTCGCTCGTGCCGACGATGCTGGAACGGATGCTGGACGCTCGGGGGACGCTCGCCGACTCGCTGCGGGTGGTGTTGCTCGGCGGCGCGCCCGCCCCGGAGCGACTGATCGAGCGGTGTCGCGACTACTCCGTCCCGGTCCACCCCACCTACGGGATGACGGAGGCGGCCTCCGGCATCACCGTCGCCACGCCCCAGGAGGCGTTCGACCGCCCGAGCACCGTCGGCCGCCCGCTCGTCTGGACGGACGTGAGCGTCCGCGACGACGACGGGGAGGAGCTCCCGCCCGGCGAGGTGGGTGAGCTCGTCGTGGACGGCCCGTCCGTGACGACCGGCTACTACGACGACCCGACGGCGACGGGCGACGCCTTCGGCCCGCACGGCCTCCGCACCGGGGACGTGGGCTACCGCGACGAGGAGGGGTACGTGTACGTCCTCAACCGGAAGGACGACCGGATCGTCACCGGCGGGGAGAACGTCGACCCCGGGGAGGTGTTGGACGTGTTGGGCGACCACCCACACGTCACGGCCGCGTCTGTCGTCGGCGTCCCGGACGACGAGTGGGGCGAACGGGTCGCGGCGTTGGTCGTTCGCTCCGAGCCGTCGATGACCGCGGGCGACCTGGAGACGTTCGCTCGCGAACGGCTCGCCGGGTTCAAGATTCCGAAGACGATCCGGTTCACGGACGCACTCCCGCGGACGGACTCCGGCTCCGTCCGCCGACCGGAGGTCCGGGAGCGGCTCGCGGCCGCCGCCGAGTCGACCATCGGCGACGCAGACACGACGAGCGGCGGGGACGACGACGGTGTGACCACAGACACGACGAGCGACGACGACAGTGCGACTGCCGACAGCGGCGACGACACCCCAGACGGCCGAGCGACCGACGGGGATTCCGGTGGCGACAACCACACCGACGACGCCCCCGCGAACGACACTCCCGACGACGGGTCTGGCACTACCGTCGCCGAGAGCGACGATACGGACGACGACACCACCACCGGCGACACGGACAGCGACACCGTCGGCGACACGGACGACGACACTACCACCGGCGCGGACGACACCACCGCCGGCGCGGACGACACCACCACCGGCGCGGACGACACCACCACCGGCGCGGACGACACCACCACCGGCGCGGACGACACCACCGCCGGCGACACGGACGACCCGGCGGCGTTGGTCGACGGGGACAACGACGACGATCCGACGGATCTCGGGATCGGGGAGAGCGCCGACGCCGACGACGGGGCGTGA
- a CDS encoding adenylate kinase, with the protein MTDDHRVLLLGPPGAGKGTQGKRLAAEYGLDVITTGDALRNNKEMDISELDVAYDTPGGFMDAGELVPDTVVNEIVVTALSGAEGFVLDGYPRNLDQAEYLSEQTALDHVVFLDVPESVLVDRLTGRRVCDDCGATYHVDFDPPAEAGVCDECGGEIVQREDDTEETVRERLRVYEEETAPVVDHYRETGALAEVSGEGSPDDVFDRLTDLIES; encoded by the coding sequence GTGACAGACGACCACCGCGTGTTGTTGCTCGGCCCGCCCGGCGCGGGCAAGGGCACCCAAGGGAAGCGACTCGCTGCCGAGTACGGACTCGACGTGATCACGACCGGCGACGCCCTCCGGAACAACAAGGAGATGGACATCTCCGAGCTGGACGTGGCGTACGACACCCCCGGTGGGTTCATGGACGCCGGCGAACTCGTGCCGGACACGGTCGTCAACGAGATCGTCGTGACGGCGCTCTCTGGCGCCGAGGGGTTCGTGCTCGACGGCTACCCCCGCAACCTCGACCAGGCGGAGTACCTCTCCGAGCAGACGGCGTTGGACCACGTCGTGTTCTTAGACGTACCGGAGTCCGTCCTCGTCGACCGGCTCACCGGTCGTCGGGTGTGTGACGACTGCGGGGCGACGTACCACGTCGACTTCGACCCGCCGGCGGAGGCGGGCGTGTGTGACGAGTGTGGCGGCGAGATCGTCCAGCGCGAGGACGACACCGAAGAGACCGTCCGCGAACGGCTCCGCGTGTACGAGGAGGAGACCGCGCCGGTCGTCGACCACTACCGCGAGACGGGCGCGCTCGCCGAGGTGTCCGGCGAGGGGTCGCCGGACGACGTGTTCGACCGGCTCACCGACCTGATCGAGTCGTAG
- a CDS encoding CheF family chemotaxis protein has translation MSESVVADFPGWFYSHQVAGEPPKGRIILGKSQLVVASDDVRENIPLSEIFDVKVGDVPDELRTYFNDTVTVAYRDGDARRVVAIEGEDKHIERFSTVLFKVLLNGTPTLVRHPARKGGRVTDVDAVKSKLALKWEKIGFKRSDGVIQIDLDDVIGVDRSERDLGYGRHPVVNFRHLADGEAVTTEAGIESSRKTNLLGRYVRMRYSDVAEELEETTITDEEEEILVALYTAPGVSLSKVVEFNPQRLTMVLRGLREKGLIADTQEETTLTMKGKVVAGNRLEQVNT, from the coding sequence ATGAGCGAGTCGGTCGTCGCTGATTTTCCCGGCTGGTTCTACAGCCACCAGGTGGCTGGGGAGCCGCCCAAGGGGCGTATCATCCTGGGGAAGTCACAGTTGGTCGTCGCCTCCGACGACGTGCGCGAGAACATCCCTCTCTCGGAGATCTTCGACGTGAAGGTCGGTGACGTGCCGGACGAGCTTCGGACGTACTTCAACGACACCGTCACCGTCGCCTACCGCGACGGGGACGCGCGGCGCGTCGTCGCCATCGAGGGGGAGGACAAACACATCGAGCGGTTCTCTACGGTGTTGTTCAAGGTGTTGCTCAACGGGACGCCGACGCTCGTTCGCCACCCCGCCCGGAAGGGCGGCCGCGTGACGGACGTGGACGCGGTGAAGTCCAAGCTCGCCCTGAAGTGGGAGAAGATCGGGTTCAAGCGGAGCGACGGCGTGATCCAGATCGACCTGGACGACGTGATCGGGGTGGATCGCTCGGAGCGAGACCTCGGCTACGGTCGACACCCGGTGGTCAACTTCCGGCACCTGGCGGACGGCGAGGCGGTGACGACGGAAGCCGGAATCGAGTCCTCCCGGAAGACGAACCTCCTCGGACGGTACGTCCGGATGCGGTACTCCGACGTGGCCGAGGAGCTGGAGGAGACGACGATCACGGACGAAGAAGAGGAGATCCTGGTCGCGCTGTACACCGCTCCCGGCGTGTCGCTGTCGAAGGTGGTGGAGTTCAACCCCCAGCGGCTCACCATGGTGTTGCGCGGGCTCCGCGAGAAGGGGCTCATCGCCGACACCCAGGAGGAGACCACCCTGACGATGAAGGGGAAGGTGGTCGCCGGCAATCGGCTGGAACAGGTCAACACGTAG
- a CDS encoding dolichol kinase: MSELRRRAVHLAGTAFPGAYVVGLVTYAQFRLALAGALAVVAVLEFVRLVVGYQHRIYDELTREYETDNVAGYALFFVGGTLAATLFPAWIGVPAVLMLSVGDPISGVLGSADATAAKEAGVLAVMFLVCFALALPFAVGALGQLPGAAVAAAGAAGATFADGVKPVVAGYVVDDNFSIPPSAGGAMWLLAQAA; this comes from the coding sequence GTGAGCGAGCTGCGTCGCCGGGCCGTCCACCTCGCCGGGACGGCGTTCCCCGGCGCGTACGTCGTCGGGCTGGTGACGTACGCTCAGTTCCGGCTGGCGCTGGCGGGGGCCCTCGCCGTCGTGGCGGTCCTGGAGTTCGTCCGGTTGGTCGTCGGCTACCAACACCGGATCTACGACGAGCTCACCCGGGAGTACGAGACGGACAACGTCGCGGGGTACGCGTTGTTCTTCGTCGGGGGGACGCTGGCGGCGACGTTGTTCCCGGCGTGGATCGGCGTGCCGGCGGTGTTGATGCTGTCCGTCGGTGATCCCATCTCCGGCGTGCTCGGGTCGGCCGACGCGACGGCCGCCAAGGAGGCGGGTGTGCTGGCGGTCATGTTCCTGGTGTGTTTCGCCCTGGCGCTGCCGTTCGCGGTCGGGGCACTCGGCCAACTGCCGGGGGCCGCCGTCGCCGCCGCCGGCGCCGCGGGCGCGACGTTCGCGGACGGGGTGAAGCCGGTCGTCGCCGGCTACGTCGTCGACGACAACTTCTCCATCCCGCCGAGCGCCGGGGGTGCGATGTGGCTGTTGGCGCAGGCCGCCTGA
- the glyS gene encoding glycine--tRNA ligase, producing MADGDTLAELAKRRGFFFGSVDAYGGVAGLQTYGPRGASLKDNVETAWRDRFTVREGNQEIEAPTVMPESVFEASGHLDGFDDMLVRCPECDGAHRADHLIEDATAIEEAESLPTDEVETLIADHEIGCPACATPLAGQSVEEFNLMFETEIGPGSGDAGFLRPETAQGIFVEFPRLKQYARNSLPFGVTQIGPGYRNEISPRGGLRRLREFTMAELEQFVHPDDDGPSLEPVADVSLPLYSAAAQEAGEGIRELTPPEAVAEGVVASEWVAYYLGVARRWYDQVGVDPDRLRFRQHNSGELAHYASDCWDAEALLGVGPDGEGGDWVEIAGFADRGDYDLSKHADHSDDRYTVFREYDEPQTVERTTVDPDMSVLGPKFGADAGSVADALETLAERDPDAFDAETVTVTVDGTAHTVDTETANFGTETVTESGEHVTPHVIEPSFGVDRTVLTLVDHAYREDVVDGETRTFLALDPAVAPTTAAVFPLVSNDDQLVEGSTALARRLRERGLAVTEDDSGSIGRRYRRQDEVGTPFCVTVDRDGIESDGPDTVTVRERDTAAQVRVPTTDVPDEIEALVDGETTFAALRDRYEVVAAGTTEP from the coding sequence ATGGCCGACGGCGACACCCTCGCGGAGCTGGCGAAGCGCCGCGGGTTCTTCTTCGGGTCCGTCGACGCCTACGGCGGCGTCGCCGGCCTCCAGACGTACGGCCCACGCGGGGCGAGTCTGAAGGACAACGTCGAGACGGCCTGGCGCGACCGGTTCACCGTCCGGGAGGGGAACCAGGAGATCGAGGCGCCGACGGTGATGCCGGAGTCGGTGTTCGAGGCCTCCGGCCACCTCGACGGCTTCGACGACATGCTCGTCCGGTGTCCGGAGTGTGACGGGGCCCACCGCGCGGACCACCTGATCGAGGACGCGACAGCGATCGAGGAGGCGGAGTCGCTGCCGACCGACGAGGTCGAGACACTGATCGCCGACCACGAGATCGGCTGTCCGGCGTGTGCGACGCCGCTCGCGGGCCAGTCCGTCGAGGAGTTCAACCTCATGTTCGAGACGGAGATCGGTCCGGGGTCGGGCGACGCCGGCTTCCTCCGGCCGGAGACGGCTCAGGGGATCTTCGTGGAGTTCCCCCGGCTGAAGCAGTACGCCCGCAACAGCCTCCCGTTCGGCGTGACACAGATCGGCCCGGGCTACCGCAACGAGATCAGCCCCCGGGGTGGGCTCCGCCGGCTCCGGGAGTTCACGATGGCCGAGCTGGAGCAGTTCGTCCACCCGGACGACGACGGCCCGTCGTTGGAGCCGGTCGCGGACGTGTCGCTCCCGCTGTACTCGGCGGCCGCACAGGAGGCCGGCGAGGGCATCCGGGAGCTGACGCCGCCGGAGGCGGTCGCGGAGGGGGTCGTCGCCTCCGAGTGGGTCGCCTACTACCTCGGGGTCGCCCGACGGTGGTACGACCAGGTCGGCGTCGACCCCGACCGGCTCCGCTTCCGTCAGCACAACAGCGGGGAGCTCGCACACTACGCCTCCGACTGCTGGGACGCGGAGGCGCTGCTGGGCGTAGGGCCGGACGGCGAGGGCGGCGACTGGGTGGAGATCGCCGGGTTCGCCGACCGCGGCGACTACGACCTCTCGAAACACGCCGACCACTCCGACGACCGCTACACGGTGTTCCGGGAGTACGACGAGCCGCAGACGGTCGAGCGGACGACCGTCGACCCGGACATGTCCGTGCTCGGGCCGAAGTTCGGCGCCGACGCCGGGAGCGTGGCCGACGCGCTGGAGACCCTGGCCGAGCGCGATCCGGACGCGTTCGACGCTGAGACGGTCACCGTCACGGTCGACGGGACGGCACACACCGTCGACACGGAGACGGCCAACTTCGGCACGGAGACCGTGACGGAGTCGGGCGAGCACGTCACCCCGCACGTGATCGAGCCCTCCTTCGGCGTCGACCGGACGGTGTTGACGCTCGTCGACCACGCCTACCGCGAGGACGTCGTCGACGGGGAGACCCGGACGTTCCTGGCGCTGGACCCGGCGGTGGCGCCGACGACCGCCGCGGTGTTCCCGTTGGTGTCGAACGACGACCAGCTCGTCGAGGGGTCGACGGCGCTGGCCCGGCGGCTGCGCGAGCGAGGGCTGGCCGTGACGGAAGACGACTCCGGCTCTATCGGTCGGCGCTACCGCCGGCAAGACGAGGTGGGGACGCCGTTCTGTGTCACCGTCGACCGCGACGGGATCGAGTCCGACGGGCCGGACACGGTGACGGTGCGGGAACGGGACACCGCCGCACAGGTGCGGGTGCCGACGACGGACGTGCCAGACGAGATCGAGGCGTTAGTCGACGGGGAGACGACGTTCGCAGCGCTGCGGGACCGCTACGAGGTGGTCGCGGCCGGGACGACGGAGCCGTGA
- a CDS encoding CBS domain-containing protein: MDVADAMTPRADLVTVPLPGGRKDALEYLQDNRFSSVPVVKPTDDGEEFRGLVSREDLIANPTEDQLALLMREVPTVTPDANVRAVARLAVEEGARRVPVVADDDETDLVGIVTVTDVIHAIAHGDVAADATCGEVAGDTVVTVHTETPLTVAERQLTYADVPYGVCLDDDCEIAGMLTEVDLLEVARIVEGEEETGESIADQDDDWKWESVKAVGSRYLPTRDVELPSDPVSRVMTEDVLTVYGGQTVTEAAQTMVRNDVEQFPLVDGGDLAGILRDVHVLEAV; encoded by the coding sequence ATGGACGTAGCCGACGCGATGACGCCGCGGGCGGACCTGGTGACGGTCCCGTTGCCCGGCGGTCGAAAGGACGCGCTGGAGTACCTCCAGGACAACCGGTTCTCGTCTGTGCCCGTCGTCAAGCCGACGGACGACGGCGAGGAGTTCCGCGGACTCGTCTCCAGAGAGGACCTGATCGCAAATCCGACGGAAGACCAACTCGCGCTCCTGATGCGGGAGGTGCCGACGGTCACGCCGGACGCGAACGTGCGGGCGGTCGCCCGGCTCGCCGTCGAGGAGGGGGCCCGCCGGGTGCCGGTCGTCGCCGACGACGACGAGACGGATCTGGTCGGAATCGTCACCGTGACGGACGTGATCCACGCCATCGCCCACGGCGACGTGGCGGCCGACGCGACGTGTGGCGAGGTGGCCGGCGACACGGTCGTCACAGTACACACGGAGACGCCGCTGACGGTCGCCGAGCGCCAGCTCACCTACGCCGACGTGCCGTACGGCGTCTGTCTCGACGACGACTGCGAGATCGCCGGGATGCTGACCGAGGTGGACCTGTTGGAGGTCGCTCGGATCGTCGAAGGCGAAGAAGAGACCGGCGAGTCCATCGCCGATCAGGACGACGACTGGAAGTGGGAGAGCGTGAAGGCGGTCGGGAGCCGTTACCTCCCGACCCGGGACGTGGAACTCCCCTCGGACCCGGTGTCGCGGGTGATGACGGAGGACGTGTTGACCGTCTACGGGGGCCAGACGGTGACGGAGGCCGCACAGACGATGGTCCGCAACGACGTCGAACAGTTCCCGCTCGTGGACGGCGGCGACCTGGCCGGGATCCTCAGAGACGTTCACGTCCTGGAGGCGGTGTAG
- a CDS encoding helix-turn-helix domain-containing protein — MAEEADEELETVAGLLEDEYAREILRETSLERLSAATLAERCGTSKATAYRRIDSLREQDLLESYQELDPDGHHYETFAASFEGLTVRLEEGQFEVQVERRTDPADRLSDLLDQLK, encoded by the coding sequence ATGGCGGAGGAGGCGGACGAGGAACTGGAGACCGTCGCCGGGCTCTTGGAAGACGAGTACGCCCGGGAGATTCTCCGGGAGACGAGTCTGGAGCGACTGTCGGCAGCGACCCTCGCCGAGCGGTGCGGCACCTCGAAGGCGACCGCCTACAGACGGATCGACAGTCTGCGCGAACAGGACCTCCTGGAGTCGTACCAGGAGCTGGACCCGGACGGCCACCACTACGAGACGTTCGCCGCCTCGTTCGAGGGGTTGACCGTGCGGCTGGAGGAGGGCCAGTTCGAGGTCCAGGTCGAACGCAGGACGGACCCGGCCGACCGCCTCAGCGACCTGCTGGATCAGCTCAAATGA
- a CDS encoding RtcB family protein — MPIEIEGDATTARVMVDDESLVEDNALEQVRTLADHPAFTEPIRVMPDTHWGAGAPVGFTMPLPDAVVPNVVGVDVGCGMAATNLGSELPLDDATRERRVREAVPMGRAVHDYDDAVHLVDEFPFERANEAFEQFAARYRDRFDREIDPVGFDFDGYDGEYFQSLCDRVLAGRSSGTSHVIQSAGTLGGGNHFLEFARGRESGDHWLVVHSGSRYLGLAVAEYWQERATRYRRADEIRESVPEEYERFLKFDLETVSDGDLFEWVTGGKGESHIRKERLRTELDGRAIERAFETLGSLAPTGDDADDTDGDDADDTDGDDADDTDGDDADDTDGNDADGTDGDDADDTDGNDADGTDGDDADDTDGDDADDTDAFGDDLAALYGREAHGYYVDMLFAQQYARWNRSLISEAVCTVLGVEPVESFQSVHNYVDFADLTIRKGATPAREGQRLVIPFDMSEGSVIARGRGNEAYNETAPHGAGRRMGRREAHETLSVDEFETAMEGVYSESVGDETLDEAPMAYKPAAAIRAALTPTAEVVERLDPVHNLKATE, encoded by the coding sequence GTGCCAATCGAGATCGAGGGGGACGCGACCACCGCCCGCGTGATGGTCGACGACGAGTCGCTGGTCGAGGACAACGCCCTCGAACAGGTGCGGACGCTCGCGGACCACCCGGCGTTCACGGAGCCGATCCGGGTGATGCCGGACACCCACTGGGGGGCCGGTGCGCCCGTCGGGTTCACGATGCCGTTGCCGGACGCGGTCGTGCCGAACGTCGTCGGCGTCGACGTCGGCTGCGGGATGGCGGCGACGAACCTCGGGAGCGAACTGCCGCTGGACGACGCGACCCGCGAGCGACGCGTCCGCGAGGCGGTGCCGATGGGGCGGGCGGTCCACGACTACGACGACGCCGTCCACCTCGTCGACGAGTTCCCGTTCGAGCGAGCCAACGAGGCGTTCGAGCAGTTCGCGGCCCGTTACCGCGACCGATTCGACCGCGAGATCGACCCGGTCGGGTTCGACTTCGACGGCTACGACGGTGAGTACTTCCAGTCGTTGTGTGACCGGGTGCTCGCCGGGCGGTCGAGCGGCACGAGCCACGTGATCCAGTCTGCCGGGACGCTCGGCGGCGGCAACCACTTCCTGGAGTTCGCCCGCGGGCGGGAGTCGGGCGACCACTGGCTCGTCGTCCACAGCGGCTCGCGGTACCTCGGCCTGGCCGTCGCGGAGTACTGGCAGGAACGCGCCACTCGGTACCGCCGGGCCGACGAGATCCGGGAGTCGGTCCCGGAGGAGTACGAACGGTTCCTGAAGTTCGACCTAGAGACCGTCTCCGACGGCGACCTCTTCGAGTGGGTCACCGGCGGCAAAGGCGAGTCGCACATCCGGAAGGAACGCCTGCGGACGGAGTTGGACGGGAGAGCCATCGAACGCGCCTTCGAGACGCTGGGCTCGCTCGCGCCGACGGGTGACGACGCGGACGACACGGACGGCGACGACGCAGACGACACGGACGGCGACGACGCAGACGACACGGACGGTGACGACGCAGACGACACGGACGGCAACGACGCAGACGGCACGGACGGTGACGACGCAGACGACACGGACGGCAACGACGCAGACGGCACGGACGGTGACGACGCAGACGACACGGACGGCGACGACGCAGACGACACGGACGCGTTCGGCGACGACCTCGCGGCGTTGTACGGCCGCGAGGCGCACGGCTACTACGTCGACATGCTGTTCGCCCAACAGTACGCCCGGTGGAACCGGTCGCTGATCTCCGAGGCCGTCTGTACGGTGCTGGGGGTCGAGCCGGTCGAGAGCTTCCAGAGCGTCCACAACTACGTCGACTTCGCGGATCTGACGATCCGGAAGGGCGCGACGCCCGCCCGGGAGGGCCAGCGGCTCGTGATCCCGTTCGACATGTCCGAGGGGTCGGTGATCGCCCGCGGCCGGGGCAACGAGGCGTACAACGAGACGGCGCCCCACGGCGCCGGCCGGCGGATGGGCCGGCGGGAGGCACACGAGACGCTGTCCGTCGACGAGTTCGAGACGGCGATGGAGGGGGTGTACTCCGAGTCCGTCGGCGACGAGACGTTAGACGAGGCACCGATGGCGTACAAGCCCGCGGCGGCGATTCGGGCGGCGTTGACGCCGACCGCCGAGGTGGTCGAACGGCTCGACCCGGTTCACAACCTCAAAGCGACGGAGTGA
- a CDS encoding TrkH family potassium uptake protein translates to MDWRASIAVVGTVLQYLSGTLLVPLAVAAVYGEDRVTFVVAALATVTLGTVLSLADDEPEIGNREGFLIVATTWLAVSVVGTLPYLLAAHGIPGLVAPTSPASTLANPVNALFESMSGFTTTGATVLGAISLERHSHAIMLWRQLTQWLGGMGIVVLAVAILPELSVGGAQLVDAEAPGVGIEKLTPRIAETARALWLFYLGFTLLEIGLLYGLHQVGLAPNMGLYNAVAHGLTTLPTGGFSPEADSIAAFSAVVQWVVIPFMVVAGTNFALFWHVVSGDPRTLFEDAEFRGYLGIVAVLTAVLAGLLFTGTAPALELGGATTGVVENSLRQAAFQIASIVTTTGYATSDFVEWDTGGQFLLLAAMFVGGSGGSTGGAVKIVRWLVVAKLVRRELFTTIHPDAVQPVRLGGTVIDERAIRGITGFTLTYFVIFLAATVVVIVDANRIGVALTVAEGAAGVAATLGNVGPALGSLGPFGSYLALPATSKLLMVFLMWIGRLEIIPVLVLLTDAYWRS, encoded by the coding sequence GTGGATTGGCGGGCCTCGATCGCGGTCGTCGGGACCGTGCTCCAGTACCTCTCCGGGACCCTGCTCGTCCCGTTGGCCGTCGCGGCCGTCTACGGCGAGGACAGAGTCACGTTCGTCGTCGCCGCGCTCGCCACCGTGACCCTCGGGACGGTGCTGTCGCTGGCGGACGACGAGCCGGAGATCGGCAACCGAGAGGGGTTCCTGATCGTCGCCACGACCTGGCTGGCGGTGTCCGTGGTCGGGACGCTCCCGTATCTCCTGGCCGCCCACGGGATTCCCGGGCTGGTCGCCCCCACGTCGCCGGCGTCGACGCTTGCGAACCCCGTCAACGCCCTGTTCGAGTCGATGAGCGGCTTCACGACGACCGGGGCGACGGTGTTGGGTGCCATCTCGTTGGAGCGTCACTCCCACGCGATCATGCTGTGGCGTCAGCTCACCCAGTGGCTCGGCGGGATGGGAATCGTCGTGTTGGCGGTCGCCATCCTGCCGGAGCTGTCCGTCGGCGGTGCCCAACTCGTCGACGCGGAGGCGCCGGGCGTCGGGATCGAGAAGCTCACGCCGCGGATCGCCGAGACCGCCCGTGCGCTGTGGCTGTTCTACCTGGGGTTCACGCTCCTGGAGATCGGACTGCTGTACGGACTCCACCAGGTCGGGCTCGCGCCGAACATGGGGCTGTACAACGCCGTCGCCCACGGGCTGACGACGCTGCCGACGGGCGGGTTCTCCCCGGAGGCAGACAGTATCGCCGCGTTCTCGGCGGTCGTCCAGTGGGTCGTGATCCCGTTCATGGTCGTCGCCGGGACGAACTTCGCGTTGTTCTGGCACGTCGTCAGCGGCGACCCACGGACCCTGTTCGAGGACGCGGAGTTCCGGGGCTACCTCGGAATCGTCGCCGTCCTGACGGCGGTGTTGGCGGGACTCCTGTTCACCGGGACGGCGCCGGCGCTGGAGTTGGGCGGTGCCACCACCGGCGTCGTGGAGAACTCCCTCCGGCAGGCGGCGTTCCAGATCGCCTCGATCGTCACGACGACCGGGTACGCGACCAGCGACTTCGTCGAGTGGGACACCGGCGGTCAGTTCCTCCTGCTGGCGGCGATGTTCGTCGGCGGCTCCGGCGGCTCCACCGGCGGCGCCGTGAAGATCGTCCGGTGGCTCGTCGTCGCCAAGCTCGTCCGTCGGGAGCTGTTCACGACCATCCACCCGGACGCCGTCCAGCCGGTTCGGCTGGGCGGCACGGTCATCGACGAACGGGCGATCCGGGGGATCACCGGGTTCACACTGACGTACTTCGTGATCTTCCTGGCTGCGACCGTCGTCGTGATCGTGGACGCCAACCGAATCGGCGTCGCGCTCACCGTCGCGGAGGGGGCCGCCGGCGTCGCGGCGACGCTGGGAAACGTCGGGCCGGCGCTGGGCAGCCTCGGGCCGTTCGGGAGCTACCTCGCCCTCCCGGCCACGTCGAAGCTGCTGATGGTGTTTCTCATGTGGATCGGCCGGCTGGAGATCATCCCGGTGCTCGTCCTCCTGACGGACGCCTACTGGCGGTCGTAG